From Chiloscyllium punctatum isolate Juve2018m chromosome 36, sChiPun1.3, whole genome shotgun sequence, the proteins below share one genomic window:
- the LOC140460504 gene encoding uncharacterized protein yields MEKPEETQPVEKPWKCGDCGKGFRVPSVLAAHQCNHTGKRPFSSPEWVKGFTCSCVLLSHQHIHTGERTSYCSMCGKGFTWVDNLQTHQQFHTGERLFSCHECGKAFSNSSDLLKHRRVHTGERPFSCPECGKAFSDSSNLLRHRRVHTGERPFSCPECGKAFSNSSNLLAHQQVHMGERPFSCPECGKAFSKSSNLLAHQRVHTGERPFSCPECGKAFSNSSDLLRHRRIHTGERPFACPECGKAFSNSSDLLSHRRVHTRERPFSCPECGKGFTRSSKLLAHQWVHTGEKPFACPDCGRRFTLSCNLQRHQQGHQCIQQSDSTSDTAVGHPQG; encoded by the coding sequence atggagaaacccgaggaaaCACAACCTGTTgagaaaccatggaagtgtggcgactgtgggaaggGCTTCCGTGTCCCATCTGTCCTGGCGGCTCATCAGTGCAATCACACTGGGAAGAGGCCGTTCTCCAGCCCCGAGTGGGTGAAGGGCTTTACCTGCTCTTGTGTCCTGCTGTCCCACCAGCATATACACACTGGTGAGAGGACGTCTTACTGCTCCATGTGCGGGAAAGGGTTCACTTGGGTGGACAACCTCCAGACCCACCAGCAattccacacaggggagaggctctTCAGTTGCCACGAGTGCGGgaaagccttcagcaattcctccgacctgctgaagcaccggcgagtccacacgggggagaggccattcagctgccccgaatgcgggaaggccttcagcgactcctccaacctgctgaggcaccggcgggtccacacgggggagaggcccttcagctgcccagagtgtgggaaggccttcagcaattcctccaacctgctggcccatcagcaggtccacatgggggagaggcccttcagctgcccagagtgtgggaaggccttcagtaaatcctccaacctgctggcccatcagcgggtccacacgggggagcggcccttcagctgcccagagtgcgggaaggcctttagcaattcctctgacctgctgagacaccggcgaatccacacgggggagaggccattcgcctGCCCTGAATGTggtaaggccttcagcaattcctctgacctgTTGTCCCACAggcgggtccacaccagggaaaggccattcagctgccccgagtgtgggaaggggttcaccCGCTCCTCCAAACTGCTGgcccaccaatgggtccacaccggggagaagccgtttgCCTGCCCCGACTGTGGGCGGAGGTTCACATTGTCCTGCAACTTGCAGAGGCACCAGCAGGGGCACCAGTGCATCCAACAATCAGATTCCACCAGTGACACTGCAGTGGGTCACCCCCAGGGCTGA